Proteins encoded together in one Streptomyces sp. B1I3 window:
- the pepN gene encoding aminopeptidase N, translated as MPGENLSRDEARERAELLTVDGYEVALDLRSAVGEPDGGDGEAGPRTFRSVTTIRFRAARAGASTFADLLAPSVDAVTLNGQPLDPAVVFDGTRIALDGLTEGENVLVVDARCAYSRTGEGMHRFVDPEDGEVYLYTQYEPADARRVFANFEQPDLKAPYRFQVTAPEGWTVRSNGAEEFHEGEVWRFAETKPISTYITVVVAGPYHCESDLYTRTLDDGSKLEIPLGAMCRKGLARYFDADDIFLITKQGLDFFHDNFDYPYPFGKYDQAFVPEYNLGAMENPGCVTFREEYIYRSKVTSASYERRANVILHEMAHMWFGDLVTMQWWDDLWLKESFADFMGSFSMVEATRFTNGWITFANNRKAWAYRADQLPSTHPVTADIRDLEDAKLNFDGITYAKGASVLKQLVAYVGRDAFLEGARRYFKQHAYGNTRLGDLLSVLAETSGRDMTAWSRAWLQTAGVNVLAPVVTYDAAGRVAELVVEQAAAASHPELRPHRVAVGLYRLTPEGELVRYARAEADVAGERTPVAELAGADRPDLVLVNDDDLTYCKVRFDEVSLATLREHLGDIADPLARALCWSALWNLTRDALLPARDFVSLVLSFAGRESDIGVLQMLHAWAESALVHYAAPAWRGEGGRALAEGALRELRRAEPGSQHQLTWARFFAAVAASDDELQLLGALLDGTAVIEGLEVDQELRWAFLSALVSHGAADEAAVDAELARDDTASGKRHHVRCLASRPSAEVKAQAWAMVVESDKLSNALVGATIAGFGQPTQRKLLAPYTAAYFEAIERVWAERSIQIGMDVVKGLFPGLQDDPATLAATDAWLTSHPAAAPALRRLVLEARDDLARALRGQECDAAA; from the coding sequence GTGCCCGGTGAGAACCTGTCTCGCGACGAGGCCCGCGAGAGGGCCGAGCTGCTGACCGTCGACGGTTACGAGGTCGCCCTCGACCTGCGTTCCGCCGTCGGTGAGCCCGACGGGGGCGACGGGGAGGCCGGTCCGCGGACCTTCCGCTCGGTGACGACGATCCGTTTCCGCGCCGCCCGCGCGGGAGCGTCGACCTTCGCCGACCTGCTGGCACCGTCCGTGGACGCGGTGACGCTCAACGGGCAGCCGCTGGATCCGGCGGTCGTGTTCGACGGCACGCGGATCGCGCTGGACGGCCTCACCGAGGGCGAGAACGTCCTGGTGGTCGACGCGCGGTGCGCGTACAGCCGGACCGGCGAGGGCATGCACCGCTTCGTCGACCCGGAGGACGGCGAGGTCTACCTCTACACGCAGTACGAGCCGGCCGATGCCCGGCGCGTGTTCGCCAACTTCGAGCAGCCCGACCTGAAGGCGCCCTACCGCTTCCAGGTGACGGCCCCCGAGGGGTGGACGGTCCGGTCCAACGGCGCGGAGGAGTTCCACGAGGGCGAGGTGTGGCGGTTCGCCGAGACGAAGCCCATCTCGACGTACATCACCGTGGTCGTCGCCGGCCCGTACCACTGCGAGAGCGACCTCTACACCCGTACGCTCGACGACGGCTCGAAGCTGGAGATCCCGCTCGGCGCGATGTGCCGCAAGGGGCTCGCGCGGTACTTCGACGCGGACGACATCTTCCTGATCACCAAGCAGGGTCTGGACTTCTTCCACGACAACTTCGACTACCCCTACCCCTTCGGCAAGTACGACCAGGCGTTCGTGCCCGAGTACAACCTCGGCGCCATGGAGAACCCCGGCTGCGTCACCTTCCGCGAGGAGTACATCTACCGCTCCAAGGTCACCTCGGCGTCCTACGAGCGCCGCGCCAACGTCATCCTGCACGAGATGGCGCACATGTGGTTCGGGGACCTGGTCACCATGCAGTGGTGGGACGACCTGTGGCTGAAGGAGTCCTTCGCCGACTTCATGGGGTCGTTCTCGATGGTGGAGGCGACCCGCTTCACCAACGGCTGGATCACCTTCGCCAACAACCGCAAGGCGTGGGCGTACCGCGCCGACCAGCTGCCGTCCACCCATCCGGTCACGGCGGACATCCGTGACCTGGAGGACGCCAAGCTGAACTTCGACGGCATCACGTACGCCAAGGGCGCCTCCGTGCTCAAGCAGCTGGTGGCGTACGTGGGGCGGGACGCGTTCCTCGAGGGCGCGCGCCGCTACTTCAAGCAGCACGCCTACGGCAACACCCGTCTGGGCGACCTGCTCTCCGTGCTGGCCGAGACGTCGGGGCGCGACATGACGGCCTGGTCACGCGCGTGGCTGCAGACGGCGGGCGTCAACGTGCTGGCCCCGGTCGTGACGTACGACGCGGCGGGACGTGTGGCGGAGCTGGTGGTGGAGCAGGCGGCGGCCGCCTCCCATCCGGAGCTGCGCCCGCACCGGGTCGCGGTGGGCCTGTACCGGCTGACCCCGGAGGGGGAGCTGGTGCGGTACGCCCGCGCCGAGGCCGACGTCGCCGGGGAGCGGACCCCGGTCGCGGAGCTGGCCGGGGCCGACCGGCCCGACCTCGTCCTGGTCAACGACGACGACCTCACGTACTGCAAGGTCCGCTTCGACGAGGTCTCCCTGGCCACCCTGCGGGAGCACCTCGGGGACATCGCGGACCCGCTGGCCCGTGCGCTGTGCTGGTCCGCCCTGTGGAACCTGACCCGCGACGCCCTGCTGCCGGCCCGGGACTTCGTCTCCCTGGTGCTGTCGTTCGCCGGCCGGGAGTCGGACATCGGTGTGCTCCAGATGCTGCACGCCTGGGCCGAGTCGGCGCTCGTGCACTACGCCGCGCCGGCGTGGCGGGGGGAGGGCGGCCGGGCACTGGCCGAGGGCGCCCTGCGGGAGCTGCGGCGCGCGGAGCCAGGCAGCCAGCACCAGCTGACGTGGGCGCGGTTCTTCGCTGCGGTCGCCGCCTCGGACGACGAGTTGCAGCTGCTGGGCGCTCTGCTCGACGGCACGGCCGTGATCGAGGGCCTGGAGGTCGACCAGGAGCTGCGGTGGGCGTTCCTCTCCGCGCTGGTCTCGCACGGCGCGGCCGACGAGGCGGCCGTCGACGCCGAGCTCGCCCGCGACGACACGGCGTCCGGGAAGCGGCACCACGTGCGGTGCCTGGCCTCGCGTCCGTCGGCCGAGGTCAAGGCGCAGGCCTGGGCGATGGTCGTGGAGTCGGACAAGTTGTCCAACGCGCTCGTCGGGGCGACCATCGCGGGCTTCGGGCAGCCCACGCAGCGGAAGCTGCTGGCGCCGTACACGGCCGCCTACTTCGAGGCGATCGAGCGGGTGTGGGCCGAGCGTTCGATCCAGATCGGCATGGACGTGGTCAAGGGCCTGTTCCCGGGGTTGCAGGATGATCCGGCGACCCTCGCGGCGACGGACGCGTGGCTGACCTCGCACCCGGCCGCGGCCCCGGCGCTGCGGCGGCTGGTCCTGGAGGCGCGGGACGACCTGGCCCGGGCGCTGCGGGGTCAGGAGTGCGACGCGGCGGCGTGA